One Gemmatimonadota bacterium genomic window carries:
- a CDS encoding TonB-dependent receptor: MRRVGLAAAVLLAAAVGSTPVAAQVASGAVSGRVVDADGRGVAGASVLVASDALLGTREAHTDALGAFRLADLPVGTYRVEIRALGRRGVVYEGVPVELGATAALPVARLEVAAVPLAPLEVSVDATGIDPYSTATSTTLAARDLERLPAGRDYASLVALLPHANQSFYGDPVNVAGATGLENAYYIDGVNVTDLYRGRTFTALPFDVVEAVQVVEGGYSAKYGQALGGIVNVVTRSGLAEPGLSGFAYWSGDDVSATPRPEPGVAARTDRVDYDLALSLGAALLPGRLAGFAAYNPTFRRADVGLTGLGMEEEEETRHVFATRLDWRPAEAWDVALSVFGDPSSRRVVSPPSGTVRLVNPDPILSDHRDGGVNASLHATWRARPGLSLRGSLSRHGGREDIEGATELGRTEPAFIDRTGAPQIVLSGGNATDQRIRSARTGARVSAELALGRHSLEAGAEFQDNRLEVRIEENPGQIIRVADARYEVTFFRQDVTVRNRVATLYLQDSWSPLDALTVNAGLRWDGQYLIDQEGDVGQRLTDQLQPRLGVIYRPGSGERHKLFAHAGRFYQQLPLYWSTLALAGFDQRQEFHSVDPRDGGAPDSVTVFAEPDEIRGGVDGLEGEHHDEYVAGYEAVVARGTSLTLRGVHRRLRRSITAAFRPDGTFAGGNPGFGPLDHLPRSTREYDALELTLRRRGARHSLLASYVLSRNRGNYPGLLAADAGGLRGGSFGPNNNMATYFPVQQENADGPLPNHRPHVLKLLGSVDVGAGFGVGTTLAVTSGTPVSEFGRVPGGFNTPLFLAPRGSEGRTPTTWDLGLRLRYAWAARRGGAGRVILDLLHLGNPQDAVRIDQRRFNASRGSPFGTFDQIVANQVGERSAFGSEIGFQPPFTVRLGLEVGVGRGAGGR, from the coding sequence ATGCGCAGGGTGGGGCTCGCGGCGGCGGTGCTCTTGGCCGCCGCCGTGGGATCGACGCCGGTCGCCGCGCAGGTGGCCTCCGGCGCCGTCTCGGGCCGCGTGGTGGACGCAGACGGCAGGGGGGTGGCCGGCGCGTCGGTGCTGGTCGCCTCCGACGCTCTCCTGGGCACGCGCGAGGCGCACACCGACGCTCTGGGCGCGTTCCGGCTGGCCGACCTGCCGGTGGGGACGTACCGCGTCGAGATCCGCGCGCTTGGGCGTCGGGGCGTCGTTTACGAGGGCGTGCCGGTCGAGCTCGGCGCCACGGCCGCGCTGCCCGTGGCGCGCCTGGAGGTGGCCGCCGTTCCCCTCGCCCCGCTGGAAGTCAGCGTCGATGCGACCGGCATCGACCCCTACAGCACCGCCACCTCGACCACCCTCGCGGCGCGCGACTTGGAGCGGCTGCCCGCGGGCCGCGACTATGCCTCCCTGGTGGCGCTGCTCCCCCACGCCAACCAGAGCTTCTACGGCGACCCGGTCAACGTCGCCGGCGCCACCGGCCTGGAGAACGCCTACTACATCGACGGCGTCAACGTCACCGATCTCTATCGTGGCCGGACCTTCACGGCGCTGCCGTTCGACGTGGTCGAGGCGGTGCAGGTGGTCGAGGGCGGCTACTCCGCGAAGTACGGGCAGGCGCTGGGCGGCATCGTCAACGTCGTGACCCGCTCCGGGCTGGCGGAGCCCGGGCTCTCGGGATTCGCCTACTGGTCCGGCGACGACGTGTCGGCGACCCCGCGGCCCGAGCCGGGCGTGGCCGCGCGCACGGACCGCGTCGACTACGACCTGGCCTTGAGCCTCGGGGCCGCGCTGCTGCCCGGGCGACTCGCGGGGTTCGCCGCCTACAACCCCACCTTCAGGCGCGCCGACGTCGGCCTGACGGGCCTCGGGATGGAGGAGGAGGAAGAGACGCGGCACGTGTTCGCGACGAGGCTGGACTGGCGCCCGGCCGAGGCGTGGGACGTCGCGCTGTCGGTGTTCGGAGATCCCTCGAGCCGCCGCGTGGTGAGCCCGCCGTCCGGCACGGTGCGACTGGTCAACCCCGACCCGATCCTCAGCGACCACCGCGACGGGGGCGTGAACGCCTCCCTGCACGCCACGTGGCGCGCCCGCCCGGGGTTGTCGCTGAGGGGCTCGTTGTCGCGCCACGGGGGCCGCGAGGACATCGAGGGCGCGACCGAGCTCGGCCGCACCGAGCCCGCGTTCATCGACCGCACGGGCGCCCCGCAGATCGTCCTGTCCGGGGGCAACGCCACCGACCAGCGCATCCGCAGCGCCCGCACCGGCGCGCGCGTCTCGGCGGAGCTGGCGCTCGGCCGGCACTCCCTCGAAGCCGGAGCGGAGTTCCAGGACAACCGCCTGGAAGTCCGCATCGAGGAGAACCCCGGGCAGATCATCCGGGTCGCCGACGCTCGCTACGAGGTCACCTTCTTCCGCCAGGACGTAACCGTCCGCAACCGCGTCGCGACGCTCTACCTCCAGGACTCCTGGAGCCCCCTGGACGCGCTGACGGTCAACGCCGGCTTGCGCTGGGACGGGCAGTACCTGATCGACCAGGAGGGCGACGTCGGGCAGCGCCTGACGGACCAGCTTCAGCCGCGCCTGGGCGTGATCTACCGGCCCGGTTCGGGCGAGCGGCACAAGCTGTTCGCGCACGCCGGCCGGTTCTATCAGCAACTGCCGCTCTACTGGTCGACGCTCGCGCTCGCCGGGTTCGACCAGCGGCAGGAGTTCCACAGCGTCGACCCCAGGGACGGAGGCGCGCCGGACTCCGTCACCGTGTTCGCCGAGCCGGACGAGATACGCGGGGGAGTCGACGGCCTGGAGGGAGAGCATCACGACGAGTACGTCGCGGGCTACGAGGCGGTCGTGGCGCGCGGCACGAGCCTCACTCTGCGCGGCGTCCACAGGAGGCTGCGGCGCAGCATCACCGCGGCGTTCAGGCCCGACGGGACGTTCGCAGGCGGCAACCCCGGCTTCGGCCCGCTCGACCACCTGCCGCGCTCCACCCGCGAGTACGACGCGCTGGAGTTGACCCTGCGCAGGCGCGGCGCGCGCCACTCGCTGCTCGCGTCGTACGTGCTGTCGCGCAACCGCGGCAACTATCCGGGGCTGCTGGCGGCGGACGCGGGCGGGCTGCGGGGCGGGAGCTTCGGCCCCAACAACAACATGGCCACGTACTTCCCGGTGCAGCAGGAGAACGCCGACGGGCCGCTGCCGAACCATCGCCCGCACGTCCTCAAGCTGCTGGGGAGCGTGGATGTGGGCGCGGGCTTCGGGGTCGGCACGACGCTGGCGGTGACCAGCGGGACGCCGGTGAGCGAATTCGGGCGGGTACCCGGCGGCTTCAACACGCCGCTGTTCCTGGCGCCGCGCGGCTCGGAGGGGCGGACTCCGACCACCTGGGATCTCGGCCTGCGGCTGCGCTACGCGTGGGCGGCGCGGCGTGGGGGCGCGGGCAGGGTCATCCTCGACCTGCTGCACCTGGGCAATCCGCAGGACGCGGTGCGCATCGACCAGCGGCGCTTCAACGCGTCACGCGGGTCCCCCTTCGGCACGTTCGATCAGATCGTCGCGAACCAGGTCGGGGAGCGGTCCGCGTTCGGCTCGGAGATCGGCTTCCAGCCGCCGTTCACGGTGCGGCTGGGGCTGGAGGTGGGCGTGGGGCGCGGAGCGGGCGGGCGCTGA